One genomic segment of Paraburkholderia caffeinilytica includes these proteins:
- the murU gene encoding N-acetylmuramate alpha-1-phosphate uridylyltransferase MurU, whose protein sequence is MTMSLKKAMIFAAGRGERMRPLTDTCPKPLLEVGGKPLIVWQIERLARAGFQTIVINHAWLGERIEAALGDGSRWGVQLRYSAEHEALETAGGIAHALPLLEDDDAGEVFAAIAGDVYADFDYATLNAHVDTLKALPEPGMHLVMVANPAFHPNGDFGLIDGVLSLDAQPRLTFGSIALYDTRMFRDLPSGTRRALTPYYRETIARGLASGELYEGLWENVGTAAQLQSLDQRLSAR, encoded by the coding sequence ATGACGATGTCTCTGAAGAAAGCGATGATCTTCGCCGCCGGGCGCGGCGAGCGCATGCGTCCGCTGACCGACACGTGCCCAAAGCCTCTGCTCGAAGTGGGCGGCAAACCGCTGATCGTGTGGCAGATCGAACGCCTCGCGCGCGCCGGCTTTCAAACCATTGTGATCAACCATGCATGGCTCGGCGAGCGGATCGAAGCCGCGCTCGGCGACGGTTCGCGCTGGGGCGTGCAACTGCGCTATTCGGCCGAGCATGAAGCGCTGGAAACGGCGGGCGGGATCGCGCACGCGCTGCCGCTGCTGGAGGATGACGACGCCGGCGAAGTGTTCGCCGCAATCGCCGGCGACGTGTACGCCGATTTCGACTACGCCACGCTGAACGCGCATGTCGACACACTGAAGGCGCTGCCCGAGCCGGGCATGCATCTGGTGATGGTGGCGAATCCGGCGTTTCATCCGAACGGCGATTTCGGTCTGATCGACGGCGTGCTGTCGCTCGACGCGCAGCCACGCTTGACGTTCGGCAGCATCGCACTCTACGACACGCGCATGTTCCGCGATCTGCCGAGCGGCACGCGGCGCGCGCTTACGCCCTACTATCGCGAGACGATTGCGCGTGGTCTCGCGAGTGGGGAGTTGTATGAGGGCCTGTGGGAAAACGTCGGCACAGCGGCGCAGTTGCAGAGTCTGGATCAGCGTTTGAGCGCACGCTAA
- a CDS encoding aminoglycoside phosphotransferase family protein: MTLLPAKNATQDSSDSRLELLKAWLNARAARYALDLDTLAPASSDASFRRYFRVAGKAVEGESAGTLIAVDAPPPEKCREFVQVAQLLDTAGVHVPRVLEVDFDTGFMLVTDLGTDSYLGALTGAQSGDDPRRARTLMRDALDALIRWQLTSREGVLPPFDEAFLRREMELMPEWFIGRHLGREVDEKTRALLDRTFALLIASARAQPQVFMLRDFMPRNLMVAAAPKLAPSPLNPGVLDFQDAVYGPITYDVASLLRDAFLGWDEEFELDCFVYYWERAKKAGLPVDPDFGEFYRQLEWMGLQRHIKVLGLFCRINYRDSKPHYMKDLPRFIGYARKVAERYALLRPFAKLLDDLEGRANEVGYTF; this comes from the coding sequence ATGACGCTGCTCCCTGCCAAAAACGCTACCCAGGATTCTTCCGACAGCCGCCTCGAATTGCTCAAGGCCTGGCTGAACGCCCGCGCAGCGCGCTATGCGCTCGATCTCGACACACTTGCACCGGCTTCGTCCGACGCCAGTTTTCGCCGCTATTTCCGGGTCGCCGGTAAGGCGGTGGAAGGCGAAAGCGCGGGCACGCTGATCGCCGTCGATGCCCCACCGCCCGAAAAGTGCCGCGAATTTGTGCAGGTCGCGCAGTTGCTCGACACCGCCGGCGTGCATGTGCCACGCGTGCTCGAGGTCGATTTCGACACCGGCTTCATGCTCGTCACCGATCTCGGCACCGATTCGTACCTCGGCGCGCTGACCGGGGCGCAAAGCGGCGATGACCCGCGCCGTGCCCGCACGTTGATGCGCGACGCGCTCGACGCGCTGATCCGCTGGCAACTCACGTCGCGCGAAGGCGTGCTGCCGCCGTTCGACGAAGCCTTCCTGCGCCGCGAGATGGAGCTGATGCCGGAGTGGTTCATCGGCCGCCACCTGGGCCGCGAGGTCGACGAGAAGACCCGTGCGCTGCTCGATCGCACCTTCGCGCTGCTGATCGCCAGCGCCCGGGCGCAGCCGCAAGTGTTCATGCTGCGCGATTTCATGCCGCGCAATCTGATGGTCGCCGCCGCGCCGAAGCTGGCGCCCTCGCCGCTGAATCCCGGCGTGCTGGACTTCCAGGACGCGGTGTACGGCCCGATCACATACGACGTCGCCTCATTGCTGCGCGATGCGTTCCTTGGCTGGGACGAAGAGTTCGAGCTGGATTGCTTCGTGTACTACTGGGAGCGCGCGAAAAAAGCCGGCCTGCCGGTCGATCCGGATTTCGGCGAGTTCTACCGTCAGCTCGAATGGATGGGGTTGCAACGGCACATCAAGGTGCTGGGGCTGTTCTGCCGGATCAACTACCGCGACAGCAAGCCGCATTACATGAAGGATCTGCCGCGCTTCATCGGCTATGCCCGCAAGGTGGCGGAGCGCTATGCGCTGCTGCGTCCGTTCGCAAAACTGCTCGACGATCTCGAAGGCCGCGCGAATGAAGTCGGCTATACGTTCTGA
- a CDS encoding LPS-assembly protein LptD, producing MPPRQLSQTTPSCAVVPRKRRLVAALIAVPGLMPALAHAQLVGEAAQPQPIDAPWGMQLAPQLEEHPLQAGQKAATFVLGDTASGTTDQDMAAKGSAEVRRNTFVIKADALHYDQDTDMADAYGRVHLNNNGATFAGPEAHMRVDSSEGYMSAPKYHFNVTGGSGSAERVDLLDNERSVFTKGTYTACACADNPAWYIKGSEFDFDTGADEGVAYNSVLFFQGVPVFASPWLSFPLSGERRSGVLPPTFSLSSSNGFELSVPYYFNIAPNRDLTVTPRLISKRGVQLQSTFRYLSPTYSGSITGEFLPDDHLTKTNRYALYIQHNQNFGNGFGGYIYYNKVSDNTYPEDLSSSVSQFMNGTQLLYQQEAGLTYNNGPWSVLAREQHWQTLTPSVAPYGREPQLNVKYAKYNVGGFDYGAEADYTNFRITTADATQGQRVMFNPYLSYSVVGPGYFVTPKVQWHFASYNLNNIGTDVPSGTPKNFTESIPTLSFDTGLIFDRSVRIFGEDYIQTLEPRLYYVYTPYRNQASAPLFDTADSDFGLAEIFTPNTFVGNDRIADANRLTAAITTRFINPATGDERARFVIAQQYYFQDQRVTLLSTQTSTQATHSDLIAGASLKLGAGFASETAFQYNADNNQLTKTSIGFGFSPASGKVINVAYRYTRANTTLDNQPINQVLISGQWPLTHRVYGVGRFNYDLGGHRVVDGLVGLQYDADCWTLGAGIQRYANGLNTSGQNQSSTRFLAQLTFKGLSSVDNGLISAFRSSVAGYTPLPPPPPPEARFTNYE from the coding sequence ATGCCGCCTAGACAGCTTTCCCAAACGACTCCCTCTTGTGCCGTAGTGCCGCGCAAAAGGCGGCTCGTCGCGGCGTTGATCGCCGTTCCGGGCCTGATGCCCGCGCTTGCGCACGCCCAGCTGGTGGGGGAAGCCGCGCAGCCGCAGCCTATCGACGCGCCATGGGGCATGCAGCTCGCCCCGCAGCTCGAAGAACATCCGTTGCAGGCCGGCCAGAAGGCGGCCACCTTCGTGCTCGGCGACACGGCGAGCGGCACCACCGACCAGGACATGGCCGCGAAAGGCTCGGCCGAGGTGCGGCGCAATACCTTCGTCATCAAGGCCGACGCGCTGCACTACGATCAGGACACGGACATGGCCGACGCCTACGGCCGGGTTCACCTGAACAACAACGGCGCCACGTTCGCCGGGCCCGAAGCGCATATGCGGGTGGACTCGAGCGAAGGCTACATGTCCGCACCGAAGTACCACTTCAACGTGACCGGTGGCTCGGGCAGCGCGGAGCGCGTGGACCTGCTCGACAATGAGCGCTCGGTGTTCACGAAGGGCACGTACACGGCTTGTGCGTGCGCGGACAATCCGGCGTGGTACATCAAGGGCAGCGAGTTCGATTTCGACACCGGCGCGGACGAAGGCGTTGCGTACAACAGCGTGCTGTTCTTCCAGGGCGTGCCGGTATTCGCTTCGCCGTGGCTGTCGTTCCCGCTGTCGGGCGAACGGCGCAGCGGCGTCTTGCCGCCCACGTTCTCGCTCAGTTCGTCGAACGGCTTCGAACTGTCGGTGCCGTACTACTTCAACATCGCGCCGAATCGCGACCTGACGGTCACCCCGCGTCTGATCTCGAAGCGCGGCGTGCAGTTGCAGTCGACCTTCCGCTATCTGTCGCCCACCTATTCGGGGTCGATCACCGGTGAATTCCTGCCTGACGACCACCTGACCAAGACTAACCGCTACGCGCTGTACATCCAGCACAACCAGAACTTCGGCAACGGGTTCGGCGGTTACATCTACTACAACAAGGTTTCGGACAACACCTATCCGGAAGACCTGTCGTCGTCGGTCAGTCAGTTCATGAACGGCACCCAGCTCCTGTATCAACAGGAAGCCGGGTTGACCTACAACAACGGTCCATGGTCCGTGCTCGCCCGTGAACAGCACTGGCAGACGCTGACGCCTTCGGTGGCGCCGTACGGCCGCGAGCCGCAGTTGAACGTGAAGTACGCGAAGTACAACGTCGGCGGCTTCGACTACGGCGCGGAAGCGGACTACACGAATTTCCGCATTACCACGGCGGACGCGACCCAGGGTCAGCGGGTGATGTTCAACCCGTACCTGTCGTATTCGGTGGTCGGGCCGGGTTACTTCGTCACGCCGAAGGTGCAGTGGCACTTTGCGTCGTACAACCTGAACAATATCGGCACCGACGTGCCGAGCGGCACGCCGAAGAATTTCACCGAATCGATCCCGACGCTCAGCTTCGACACCGGGCTGATTTTCGACCGTTCGGTGCGGATCTTCGGCGAGGATTACATCCAGACGCTGGAGCCGCGGCTCTATTACGTCTACACACCGTACCGCAACCAGGCGTCCGCGCCGCTATTCGATACGGCCGACTCCGACTTCGGGCTGGCGGAAATCTTCACGCCGAACACGTTCGTCGGCAACGACCGGATCGCCGACGCGAACCGTCTGACCGCGGCGATTACCACGCGCTTCATCAACCCGGCCACGGGCGACGAACGCGCGCGCTTCGTGATCGCGCAGCAGTACTACTTCCAGGATCAGCGCGTCACGCTGCTGTCGACGCAGACCAGCACGCAAGCCACGCATTCGGACCTGATCGCGGGTGCGTCGCTCAAGCTCGGGGCCGGTTTCGCGTCGGAAACGGCGTTCCAATATAATGCCGACAACAACCAGTTGACGAAGACCAGTATCGGCTTCGGGTTCAGTCCGGCGAGCGGCAAGGTGATCAACGTCGCGTATCGCTACACCCGCGCCAACACCACGCTGGACAACCAGCCGATCAACCAGGTGCTGATTTCGGGGCAGTGGCCGCTGACGCACCGTGTGTACGGGGTGGGTCGTTTCAATTACGACCTGGGCGGGCATCGGGTCGTCGACGGCCTGGTCGGCCTGCAATACGACGCCGACTGCTGGACGCTCGGCGCCGGGATCCAGCGCTACGCGAACGGTCTGAATACGTCGGGGCAGAATCAGTCGAGCACGCGGTTTCTCGCGCAGTTGACGTTCAAGGGCTTGTCGAGCGTCGACAACGGGCTGATTTCCGCGTTCCGCAGCAGCGTGGCGGGCTATACGCCGTTGCCGCCGCCGCCGCCGCCGGAAGCGCGTTTCACCAATTACGAATGA
- a CDS encoding peptidylprolyl isomerase yields the protein MAIMKKLRLATLAAGLAAAASFLSVAPVQAQALSGNRGQTVDTIAAVVNNGVITRRELDERIGLIARRLNQQNAPVPPMDQLRQQVLNQMVLERIQLQKAKEDGISIDDATVQKTLERLAQANNLTLDTYRARIEAQGVPWTTFTSDARTELTLSRLREKEVDSKVTVSDAEVANYIASQRGPNAGLTSDLHLQHIFLKAPLNASETDIEAAQKKAQALLTEAKGGDNFEKLAKSNSQAPDASKGGDTGFQSPSKLPPEFVKAASALRPGEVNPELIRTNDGFEIVRLVDRRAGQGASSDAPKLVQTHVRHILLRVGDGMSEPQARQKLLEIKSQIAGGGDFAKFAHTYSQDGSSSQGGDLGWISPGETVPEFERAMNNLQDGQISDPVRSEYGYHLIQVLGRRESEGSVSQQMDLARQAIGQRKAEQAYADWLRELRDTAYVEVKPALTSAQ from the coding sequence GTGGCAATCATGAAAAAGCTTCGCTTGGCAACGCTTGCGGCCGGTCTCGCCGCCGCGGCGTCTTTCCTGTCGGTAGCGCCGGTTCAGGCGCAGGCGTTGTCCGGCAATCGCGGCCAGACGGTCGACACCATTGCCGCAGTCGTCAACAACGGTGTCATCACGCGGCGCGAGCTCGACGAGCGCATCGGCCTGATCGCCCGCCGGCTGAACCAGCAGAACGCGCCGGTCCCGCCGATGGACCAGTTGCGTCAGCAGGTGCTCAACCAGATGGTGCTGGAACGCATCCAGTTGCAGAAGGCGAAAGAAGACGGCATCAGCATCGACGACGCCACCGTGCAAAAAACGCTGGAGCGGCTCGCGCAGGCGAACAACCTGACACTCGACACGTACCGTGCGCGCATCGAGGCGCAAGGCGTGCCCTGGACCACCTTCACGAGCGACGCGCGCACCGAACTCACGCTCTCGCGTTTGCGTGAGAAGGAAGTGGACAGCAAGGTGACGGTCTCGGACGCCGAGGTCGCGAACTACATCGCCAGCCAGCGCGGACCGAACGCCGGCCTGACGAGCGATCTGCACCTTCAGCACATCTTCCTGAAGGCGCCGCTGAACGCCTCGGAAACCGACATCGAAGCCGCGCAGAAAAAGGCGCAGGCCCTGCTTACCGAAGCCAAGGGTGGCGACAACTTCGAAAAGCTGGCGAAGTCGAATTCGCAAGCGCCGGATGCGTCGAAAGGCGGCGATACGGGTTTCCAGTCGCCGTCCAAGCTGCCGCCTGAGTTCGTCAAGGCCGCCTCGGCGCTGCGCCCGGGCGAGGTCAATCCGGAGCTGATCCGCACCAACGACGGCTTCGAAATCGTGCGCCTCGTCGATCGCCGCGCAGGCCAGGGCGCCAGCTCCGATGCACCGAAGCTCGTACAGACGCACGTTCGCCACATTCTGCTGCGCGTCGGCGATGGCATGTCCGAGCCGCAAGCGCGTCAGAAGCTGCTCGAAATCAAGAGCCAGATCGCCGGAGGCGGCGACTTCGCGAAATTTGCCCACACCTACTCGCAAGACGGTTCGTCGTCGCAAGGCGGCGACCTCGGCTGGATCAGCCCGGGCGAGACGGTGCCGGAATTCGAGCGCGCCATGAACAACCTGCAGGACGGTCAGATCAGCGACCCGGTGCGCAGCGAATACGGCTATCACCTGATTCAGGTGCTGGGCCGCCGCGAATCGGAAGGCTCGGTTTCGCAGCAGATGGACCTGGCGCGTCAGGCAATCGGTCAGCGCAAGGCGGAACAGGCCTACGCCGACTGGCTGCGCGAACTGCGCGACACCGCCTACGTGGAAGTGAAGCCGGCTCTGACGAGCGCACAATAA